One segment of Rhodopirellula baltica SH 1 DNA contains the following:
- a CDS encoding Gfo/Idh/MocA family protein has translation MTSKTNRRRFIGQSAALTAGVGYFAGTSLAQDESPSALNSLSAACIGVGGKGGSDTSHIANQGVNIAALCDVDRDTLAKKGREFKDAQQFDDFREMLDKMGDKVDIVTCSTPDHTHAAACVKAMNMGKHIYCQKPMTWSIREARLMRETAEKTGVITQMGNQGTSEDGLREAVEVIQSGAIGDVSEIHIFSNRPVWPQGGGRPEGEDPVPSSLNWDAWIGPAPMRPFVKGAYHSFNWRGWVDFGTGALGDMACHTTNMPVKALQLWDPIAVTAVKNPGIVEGEQYPGSSSLMFEFPEREGADGKTLPPCKFYWYDGGNLPPESIISQLPAGFQKKIQAQRDGGQKRSGAVIVGSKGLVFSPDDYGAKYYLLPEDKFVDFKKPEPWLPRIPFKASGDERHKWEFVSTIKGEYEPGTMSNFGYAGRLTETILVGNLAMRAGEGQRIEWNAKELMSPNVEAVNQFVQREYRDGWNLG, from the coding sequence ATGACCTCGAAAACAAACCGCCGTCGTTTCATTGGCCAATCGGCCGCATTGACCGCAGGAGTCGGCTACTTCGCCGGCACCAGCTTGGCTCAAGATGAATCGCCATCCGCATTGAACTCATTGTCAGCGGCCTGCATCGGCGTCGGCGGCAAAGGTGGCAGTGACACCAGCCACATCGCCAACCAAGGCGTCAACATCGCCGCGCTGTGCGATGTCGACCGCGACACATTGGCGAAGAAGGGCCGCGAATTCAAAGATGCGCAGCAGTTCGACGACTTCCGCGAAATGTTGGACAAGATGGGCGACAAGGTCGACATCGTGACCTGCAGCACGCCGGACCACACGCACGCGGCGGCATGTGTCAAAGCCATGAACATGGGCAAACACATCTACTGCCAAAAACCCATGACCTGGTCGATTCGCGAAGCTCGCTTGATGCGAGAAACCGCTGAGAAGACCGGCGTCATCACTCAAATGGGTAACCAAGGCACCAGCGAAGATGGACTTCGCGAAGCTGTGGAAGTCATCCAAAGCGGCGCGATCGGCGACGTCAGCGAAATCCACATCTTCAGCAACCGTCCCGTTTGGCCACAAGGCGGCGGACGCCCTGAAGGCGAAGACCCCGTGCCGTCCTCGTTGAACTGGGATGCTTGGATCGGCCCGGCCCCGATGCGTCCGTTCGTCAAAGGTGCTTACCACTCGTTCAACTGGCGCGGTTGGGTCGACTTCGGAACCGGTGCTCTCGGCGACATGGCCTGCCACACCACCAACATGCCTGTCAAAGCTCTTCAGTTGTGGGACCCCATCGCGGTCACCGCTGTGAAGAACCCCGGCATCGTTGAAGGCGAACAGTATCCCGGCAGCAGCTCGCTGATGTTCGAGTTCCCAGAACGTGAAGGTGCCGACGGCAAGACGTTGCCACCTTGTAAGTTCTACTGGTACGACGGCGGCAACCTGCCACCGGAAAGCATCATCTCGCAGTTGCCCGCTGGATTCCAGAAAAAAATCCAAGCACAACGTGACGGTGGACAGAAACGATCCGGTGCGGTCATCGTCGGCAGCAAAGGCCTCGTGTTCTCACCCGATGATTACGGAGCCAAGTACTACTTGCTTCCCGAAGACAAGTTCGTCGACTTTAAAAAGCCAGAACCTTGGTTGCCTCGTATCCCATTCAAAGCCAGTGGCGACGAGCGTCACAAATGGGAATTCGTCAGCACCATCAAAGGCGAATACGAGCCCGGCACGATGTCGAACTTCGGCTACGCTGGCCGCCTGACCGAAACGATCTTGGTCGGCAACTTGGCCATGCGTGCTGGCGAAGGCCAACGCATCGAATGGAATGCCAAGGAATTGATGAGCCCCAACGTTGAAGCCGTCAACCAATTCGTCCAACGCGAATATCGCGACGGTTGGAACTTGGGTTGA
- a CDS encoding secretin N-terminal domain-containing protein, with protein MTGKLIRFNQRKRSAKLATAKRVALALAIATSTAMGVSAQRPNEPQLKHLKVPASVADSVATRLSLQYLDQPGVTITPDDRPGGGLLVLAPPNLQSRIAADAATLSNNLAQAAGSQAATPITVHLVNITWREVEDALRIIAGEDVPVTTSRNGERASFTLTMEKRGGSATRVEVDRRANAVTLTTSPLMHNTWRKTIQAIDQAPRFAGEETRVYMLQHAKISSVQRAIRLLRDLDPKTGSGTSARPASNRTQPNFRTAAFQNEGGNAAPEGAADVAAADPNAEGEDPAGPIGDPEIQFVPESGLIIVKGNKRDIQRVMDIVKDIEEKSKLTQPEIEVRQLQHADSNAVAALLTQLYEDVLSARQGDVSITALDSPNALLLIGRKEAIEAVNDLIEKIDQPIPETDRLRVFRLQHASATDAEATIQTFFTNQPGGDEENRPGLGVRVRISADYRTNSLIVSASPRDLAEVTRLVEEIDVQKIPSTAEIKVFPLTNARAEDMVEVLQEAISGEPENIAGDTTAAATSLSIVSLNSPGNPILDSGILNGAVITADSNVNAVVVRAPAGGMPLIGELIRQLDQTPGIDSLVKVFTIENGDATQLTTALQNLFGDDAATNGTSVGAGNLGELPSLSASESALTPLVFSTDIRTNSIIASGSAEDLEVVESILLRLDSEGFAERITEVIWLKHQIAENVALAITNYVSQRAQSRNNITQFQQGLGPLDLPDRDIVAVAEAQTNSVLLSVSPRIYEEVRQLIDRLDRRPPMVLIKTLIAEVQLDDGFEIGGEFGLQDSLLFDRGKATGAIATGNPASDPGFNFGGTSVNLPNANSFGQENLASKGITSFGAGASQLTQLSGLNSGGFVFSAASESVNLFLRTLRVANRLQILSRPEIMTADNTEGFVQVGQSFPRPTELSFTGGTGGTASQPIIGIEDEEIGIILRVTPRVGADGMIFMAIDASRSDINNNEGQIIGAFQDDVPIFVPAIDRTQAQATITAFDGQTVVFGGLIQKVRQNRTRRVPYLSNIPVVGTFFKFDSEIEQRSELLVVMTPILVTGHEDLEYVKQVESSRMSWCLADVVEMHGDVGLSGGYGLWGPAVGPTIYPDIHPTVDVFPAADMPGGGRAVKGGMVPPGTVINSVEGHVVPGTTNQLPSDVTLNPGESIIHNDWIEAPQGSMPTQQGLPVDQLPPPVLSAPNEMLPAPVSGGVPATGAGFSGSVPTKQATTNGSNSQVPAKQVSARTPSKPVAEKPASEEATAKKRWFNFNRSK; from the coding sequence ACGTCCCAATGAGCCACAGCTGAAGCATCTCAAGGTGCCAGCCTCGGTGGCCGATTCAGTGGCGACCCGTCTGAGCCTTCAGTATCTCGATCAGCCGGGAGTGACGATCACTCCAGACGATCGTCCCGGTGGAGGCCTGTTGGTTCTGGCACCACCGAATCTGCAAAGCCGCATTGCCGCAGACGCAGCAACTTTGTCCAACAACTTGGCCCAAGCCGCCGGTTCACAGGCGGCGACGCCGATCACCGTGCACTTGGTCAATATCACGTGGCGGGAAGTCGAAGACGCCCTGCGGATCATCGCTGGCGAAGACGTGCCGGTGACGACCAGCCGAAACGGCGAGCGAGCTTCGTTCACCTTGACGATGGAAAAACGCGGCGGCAGTGCGACTCGAGTCGAAGTTGACCGACGTGCCAACGCGGTCACGCTGACGACCAGCCCGCTGATGCACAACACTTGGCGCAAGACGATCCAAGCGATCGACCAAGCACCTCGTTTTGCCGGCGAAGAAACTCGCGTCTACATGTTGCAGCATGCGAAGATTTCTTCGGTGCAACGTGCGATTCGTTTGTTGCGAGACCTTGACCCGAAAACCGGTTCAGGAACATCGGCACGTCCCGCATCCAACCGAACTCAGCCAAACTTCCGCACCGCTGCGTTCCAAAACGAAGGCGGGAACGCGGCACCGGAAGGTGCAGCCGACGTGGCCGCGGCTGACCCCAACGCGGAAGGTGAAGACCCCGCCGGCCCGATTGGTGATCCAGAGATTCAGTTTGTTCCTGAATCGGGCTTGATCATCGTCAAAGGCAACAAACGCGATATCCAACGCGTCATGGATATCGTCAAAGACATCGAAGAGAAGAGCAAGCTGACTCAACCTGAGATCGAAGTGCGTCAGCTTCAGCACGCTGATTCCAACGCCGTCGCAGCATTGTTGACGCAGCTCTATGAAGACGTGTTGTCGGCACGCCAAGGCGATGTCAGCATCACCGCTCTCGACTCACCCAATGCGTTGTTGTTGATCGGTCGCAAAGAAGCCATCGAAGCGGTCAATGATTTGATCGAAAAGATCGACCAACCGATTCCAGAAACGGATCGTTTGCGAGTCTTCCGTTTGCAACACGCGTCGGCAACGGACGCCGAAGCCACGATTCAGACGTTCTTCACCAACCAACCCGGCGGTGATGAAGAAAATCGGCCCGGTCTGGGCGTTCGCGTCCGGATCTCGGCCGACTATCGCACCAATTCGCTGATCGTCAGTGCGTCGCCGCGCGACCTCGCCGAAGTCACGCGTTTGGTTGAGGAAATCGACGTTCAGAAGATTCCTTCGACCGCTGAGATCAAAGTTTTCCCTTTGACCAATGCTCGAGCGGAAGACATGGTCGAGGTTTTGCAGGAAGCGATTTCGGGTGAGCCCGAAAACATCGCTGGTGACACAACGGCCGCGGCAACTTCGTTGTCAATCGTCTCACTCAATTCGCCCGGCAACCCCATTCTCGATTCGGGAATTTTGAACGGTGCCGTGATCACTGCCGACAGCAACGTCAACGCGGTGGTTGTCCGTGCTCCGGCCGGAGGCATGCCTCTGATCGGCGAACTGATTCGTCAGCTCGATCAAACACCCGGCATCGATTCGCTGGTCAAAGTGTTCACGATTGAAAATGGTGACGCAACGCAGTTGACCACCGCCCTGCAGAACTTGTTCGGCGATGACGCGGCGACCAACGGTACCAGCGTCGGAGCGGGGAACCTTGGTGAGTTGCCATCGTTGTCGGCTTCTGAGAGTGCACTGACGCCACTGGTTTTCTCAACCGACATCCGCACCAACAGCATCATTGCCAGCGGATCGGCCGAAGATTTGGAAGTGGTCGAAAGCATCTTGTTGCGACTCGACAGCGAAGGGTTTGCTGAACGCATCACCGAAGTGATTTGGCTGAAGCACCAAATCGCTGAGAACGTCGCGCTGGCAATCACCAACTATGTTTCGCAGCGGGCTCAATCTCGAAACAACATCACGCAATTCCAACAGGGCCTTGGCCCGTTGGACCTTCCCGATCGTGACATCGTCGCGGTTGCGGAAGCTCAAACCAACAGCGTGTTGCTCAGCGTTTCGCCACGAATCTACGAAGAAGTCCGTCAGTTGATCGATCGTTTGGATCGACGTCCACCGATGGTCTTGATCAAGACATTGATCGCGGAAGTCCAGCTGGACGACGGCTTCGAAATCGGCGGTGAGTTTGGATTGCAAGATTCATTGCTGTTCGATCGCGGCAAGGCAACGGGTGCGATTGCAACTGGAAATCCAGCGTCGGACCCTGGTTTCAACTTCGGCGGCACGAGCGTGAACCTGCCCAACGCCAATTCATTTGGCCAAGAAAACTTGGCGTCCAAGGGAATCACCAGTTTTGGGGCAGGTGCCAGTCAGCTCACTCAGCTCAGCGGCCTCAACTCCGGTGGCTTTGTTTTCTCGGCGGCCAGCGAGTCAGTCAACCTGTTCTTGCGGACTTTGCGAGTTGCCAACCGGCTGCAGATTCTCAGTCGACCTGAGATCATGACCGCTGACAACACGGAAGGTTTTGTCCAAGTCGGTCAGAGCTTCCCGCGTCCAACCGAGCTGTCCTTTACCGGCGGAACGGGCGGCACAGCTTCGCAACCCATCATTGGGATCGAAGACGAGGAGATCGGAATCATTTTGCGAGTGACACCGCGTGTGGGTGCCGATGGGATGATCTTCATGGCCATCGATGCCAGCCGCAGCGACATCAACAACAACGAAGGCCAAATCATTGGTGCCTTCCAAGATGATGTGCCAATTTTCGTTCCGGCGATCGATCGAACCCAGGCTCAGGCAACCATCACGGCCTTCGACGGCCAAACGGTTGTCTTCGGTGGATTGATTCAAAAGGTTCGTCAAAACCGAACACGACGAGTGCCTTACCTGTCGAACATTCCCGTTGTCGGAACATTCTTCAAGTTTGACTCGGAAATTGAACAACGCAGCGAATTGCTGGTGGTCATGACACCGATTTTGGTGACCGGTCACGAAGATCTCGAGTACGTCAAACAGGTTGAATCCAGCCGCATGAGTTGGTGCTTGGCCGACGTCGTCGAAATGCACGGCGATGTTGGATTGTCTGGCGGATATGGATTGTGGGGACCCGCGGTTGGGCCAACGATCTATCCCGACATTCATCCCACGGTCGATGTCTTCCCCGCGGCTGATATGCCCGGTGGTGGCCGCGCCGTGAAGGGAGGCATGGTTCCTCCTGGTACCGTCATCAATTCAGTCGAAGGACATGTGGTTCCCGGAACAACGAACCAGTTGCCATCGGACGTGACGTTGAATCCTGGTGAGTCGATCATCCACAACGATTGGATCGAGGCTCCTCAGGGATCGATGCCGACGCAACAAGGTTTGCCCGTGGATCAATTGCCGCCACCAGTGCTGTCGGCTCCGAATGAAATGTTACCGGCACCCGTGTCAGGCGGCGTGCCAGCGACGGGAGCGGGCTTCTCCGGATCGGTACCGACCAAACAAGCGACGACCAATGGATCGAACTCGCAGGTTCCTGCCAAACAGGTATCCGCTCGGACGCCTTCCAAACCAGTGGCGGAAAAACCTGCTAGTGAAGAAGCCACGGCTAAGAAACGTTGGTTCAACTTCAACCGCTCGAAGTAA
- a CDS encoding histidine phosphatase family protein, whose protein sequence is MISLWPKAASKLVLIRPGATTFDEQGRMKGNLDMPLCERGRMQAESLASELAGIRLHAIYCAPCQSAVETATCLSEGRDLRPKVIDEFRNVDHGLWHGKLIEEIRRNQPRLYRELCDTPESTCPPGGEPLHEAAHRVGKAVRRILKRNRNQVVAFVIPDPLASLVASQLKDEALPQIWKVETDAGNWQLIETS, encoded by the coding sequence ATGATTTCACTTTGGCCCAAAGCCGCTTCCAAGCTGGTTTTGATTCGCCCCGGTGCGACCACCTTCGATGAACAAGGTCGCATGAAGGGCAACCTGGACATGCCGTTGTGCGAACGCGGCCGCATGCAAGCCGAATCGCTCGCCAGCGAATTAGCCGGTATTCGCCTGCATGCGATTTACTGTGCACCATGCCAATCCGCGGTTGAAACGGCGACTTGTCTGTCCGAGGGACGCGATCTGCGACCCAAGGTGATTGACGAGTTCCGCAACGTGGACCACGGATTGTGGCACGGCAAACTGATCGAAGAGATTCGTCGCAACCAACCACGACTGTACCGGGAATTATGCGACACGCCAGAATCGACCTGTCCTCCCGGTGGTGAACCGTTGCACGAAGCGGCGCATCGCGTCGGCAAAGCAGTGCGTCGGATCTTGAAACGCAATCGTAACCAGGTTGTTGCCTTCGTGATTCCCGATCCGTTGGCATCGTTGGTCGCTAGCCAACTGAAGGACGAAGCGTTGCCACAGATCTGGAAAGTTGAAACCGACGCCGGCAACTGGCAATTGATCGAAACTTCCTGA
- a CDS encoding type II secretion system protein GspD, producing the protein MTAMTNAPGKGASAKETLMSTLETQWRHKVTRPLVSLSIASLLSTVVAVPNASAQFTLPPTDSSAKATATSKETPASLPLAIRRTETLRLVAAGRAALDKGDVKNAHLFAKQAQSFGLKEHEFQPGDARPWQLLLDTQAAARRTGVDLEALVKQAANPIMQTSGNAAAGAPFMVQQAGGASPTPGGIAQVQAAMPLGNSEGDRLFREGMDFLSEGKKTEARQAFVKAWTFESELDTQTRRALQDKLTLLQPSRLPSPTAGQPLSAMDKADLEAQQQTRRLYREITTELSKANEKRTEAPMDAVDDLERLRRRVEGAGIDEASKASLAAMVDRALSDQKTYVEQHRAEIQLDLANEAVRSEMATEAAKEARIDDEISSLVETFNDLMDDRRFHEAEVIAKQVGELKPGSPIAQSMFSSSRMGVRLQMNEEISADKEDNFNREMLSIDRASVPQNPDRPFEFPEIRSWEELSRRRLAQGAESNLSPREQEIKRKLETEVEVKYRDRPLGEVLDDLSNMTGVPIVIDNRALAAIRLNRETPVSQNISSRISLRSALNIILGDLDLTHVIGNEVLNITSKDARRTMVERRTYRVADLVTPIPNFVTGYDDGLRGALRNAYQMINPQTDVQVVPVSASGLGGFAGNNNAASMSPNMLGQYNTGSNYGSAGGLGSPSSFGGLGGQSMADFSQLMQLIQTTIEPESWEQLGGVGTMAPYPQNLSLVVSTTSDVHDQIVDLLESLRRLQNLQITIEVRFITLSDTFFEQIGIDFDLQFDDNAPGLPGDDSGPEITIGLDGDGTPTADLDIRLDQNSGATVPFGAPDAGAISTLGFAILSDIEAYFFLQAAQGDSRTNVMQAPKVTLFDGQIASIQDQTSRPFVTSIVPVVGDFAVAQQPVIVVLDEGTRLNVQGVVSEDKRFVRLTLIPTFSQIGEVNEFTFQGNSTTRNTSNRNVDTNGDGVIDEEDEQEEESVTQGTTVQQPTFAFTTVNTTVSVPDGGTILLGGIKRMSEGRNERGVPFLSKIPYVSRLFRNTAVGRESRSLMMMVTPRIIIQEEEEIAQTGFDPGR; encoded by the coding sequence ATGACCGCGATGACCAATGCTCCTGGAAAAGGGGCCTCTGCTAAGGAGACGTTGATGTCGACGCTGGAAACTCAATGGCGACACAAGGTCACCCGACCACTGGTGTCGCTGTCCATTGCTTCGTTGCTATCGACCGTGGTCGCAGTCCCGAATGCATCGGCCCAATTCACATTGCCACCGACCGACTCGTCCGCGAAAGCAACAGCGACTTCGAAAGAAACGCCTGCTTCGTTGCCGTTGGCTATCCGTCGCACGGAAACGTTGCGATTGGTTGCCGCAGGACGTGCCGCGCTCGACAAAGGCGATGTCAAAAACGCTCACTTGTTCGCCAAACAGGCGCAATCCTTTGGATTGAAAGAGCATGAATTCCAACCCGGCGACGCTCGTCCTTGGCAATTGCTTCTCGATACCCAAGCCGCCGCACGTCGGACTGGCGTGGATTTGGAGGCATTGGTCAAACAAGCTGCCAACCCGATCATGCAAACCAGTGGCAACGCCGCTGCGGGTGCTCCGTTCATGGTGCAACAGGCCGGCGGCGCAAGCCCAACGCCTGGTGGCATTGCCCAGGTCCAAGCAGCGATGCCGCTTGGCAATTCCGAAGGCGACCGTTTGTTCCGTGAAGGAATGGACTTTTTGTCAGAAGGAAAGAAGACCGAGGCACGCCAAGCATTCGTGAAAGCTTGGACGTTCGAATCCGAGCTCGACACGCAAACTCGCCGTGCGTTGCAAGACAAGTTGACCTTGTTGCAACCGTCTCGTTTGCCTTCGCCAACCGCAGGCCAACCCCTGTCGGCGATGGACAAAGCAGACCTCGAAGCCCAACAGCAAACCCGTCGCTTGTATCGCGAGATCACGACGGAATTGTCGAAGGCCAACGAGAAACGCACCGAAGCTCCGATGGACGCCGTCGACGATCTCGAACGACTTCGTCGTCGTGTCGAAGGTGCCGGCATCGATGAAGCATCCAAAGCATCGCTGGCGGCCATGGTCGACCGAGCTTTGTCGGATCAAAAGACATACGTCGAACAGCATCGTGCTGAAATCCAATTAGATTTGGCCAACGAAGCCGTTCGTTCCGAAATGGCAACCGAAGCCGCCAAAGAAGCTCGCATCGACGATGAAATCTCATCGCTGGTCGAGACCTTCAACGACTTGATGGACGATCGTCGCTTCCACGAAGCCGAAGTGATCGCGAAACAAGTTGGCGAGCTGAAGCCTGGTTCGCCGATCGCCCAAAGCATGTTTAGTAGCAGCCGCATGGGCGTTCGTCTTCAAATGAATGAAGAAATCAGTGCCGACAAGGAGGACAACTTCAATCGCGAAATGCTCTCCATCGATCGTGCCTCCGTGCCACAGAACCCCGATCGTCCGTTTGAGTTCCCAGAAATTCGTTCTTGGGAAGAACTCTCGCGTCGTCGTTTGGCTCAAGGTGCTGAATCGAACTTGTCGCCTCGCGAACAAGAGATCAAACGCAAACTCGAAACGGAAGTCGAAGTCAAATACCGCGATCGTCCGTTGGGAGAAGTCCTGGATGATTTGTCGAACATGACCGGCGTGCCGATCGTGATCGACAACCGTGCCTTGGCCGCGATTCGCTTGAACCGCGAGACCCCGGTCTCGCAGAACATCTCGAGTCGAATTTCGTTGCGAAGTGCTCTGAACATCATTCTGGGCGATCTCGACTTGACTCACGTCATCGGCAACGAAGTGCTGAACATCACCAGCAAAGATGCTCGCCGGACGATGGTCGAACGTCGCACCTATCGCGTCGCTGACTTGGTCACACCGATTCCAAACTTTGTCACCGGTTACGATGATGGTTTGCGTGGTGCGTTGCGTAACGCCTACCAAATGATCAACCCACAAACCGACGTTCAAGTCGTGCCTGTCTCGGCATCGGGATTGGGCGGGTTTGCCGGCAACAACAACGCAGCATCAATGAGCCCCAACATGCTGGGTCAGTACAACACTGGCAGCAACTATGGCTCGGCCGGCGGTTTGGGTTCGCCCAGCAGCTTCGGCGGGTTGGGTGGTCAGTCGATGGCTGACTTCAGCCAGCTGATGCAGTTGATCCAAACAACGATTGAACCTGAATCGTGGGAACAACTCGGTGGCGTCGGCACGATGGCTCCGTACCCACAAAACTTGTCGCTGGTTGTCAGCACGACGAGCGACGTTCACGATCAAATCGTCGACCTACTGGAATCACTTCGTCGTTTGCAGAACTTGCAAATCACGATCGAAGTTCGCTTCATCACGTTGTCCGACACGTTCTTTGAGCAAATCGGAATCGACTTTGACTTGCAGTTCGATGACAACGCTCCTGGTTTGCCAGGCGACGACAGCGGACCGGAAATCACGATCGGTTTGGACGGCGACGGAACTCCAACAGCCGACCTCGACATTCGATTGGACCAAAACAGTGGTGCAACGGTGCCGTTTGGTGCTCCTGACGCCGGTGCGATTTCGACGCTCGGATTCGCAATCCTCAGTGACATCGAAGCGTACTTCTTCCTGCAGGCCGCTCAGGGTGACAGTCGTACGAACGTAATGCAGGCTCCGAAGGTAACGTTGTTCGATGGTCAGATCGCTTCGATCCAAGACCAGACTTCGCGTCCTTTCGTGACCAGTATCGTTCCCGTCGTCGGTGACTTCGCCGTCGCACAACAGCCTGTCATCGTTGTTCTTGACGAAGGCACACGACTGAACGTGCAAGGTGTTGTCAGCGAAGACAAACGATTCGTTCGCCTGACGTTGATTCCAACCTTCAGCCAAATCGGTGAAGTGAACGAGTTCACGTTCCAAGGCAACTCGACGACTCGCAACACTTCGAATCGCAACGTTGACACCAACGGTGACGGCGTGATCGATGAAGAAGACGAGCAAGAAGAAGAAAGCGTCACGCAAGGTACGACGGTTCAACAACCGACGTTTGCCTTCACCACCGTCAACACGACCGTGAGTGTTCCCGATGGCGGCACGATTCTTCTTGGTGGGATCAAACGAATGAGCGAAGGCCGCAACGAACGTGGCGTGCCGTTCCTCAGCAAGATCCCATATGTCAGCCGATTGTTCCGCAACACCGCGGTCGGTCGTGAGTCGCGAAGTTTGATGATGATGGTCACACCACGGATCATCATCCAAGAAGAAGAAGAGATCGCCCAAACCGGATTCGATCCGGGACGCTGA
- the rpe gene encoding ribulose-phosphate 3-epimerase: MSRAKLDSIRAAGPAILPSLLQCDFGDLRTEIEKLTVAGTRVLHLDVMDGHFVPNLTYGMPIVEGLRRHTDMPLDVHLMISDPIAYAQPMVDAGADLLTFHVEAVDDCVEVAGKIRDMGVGVGVAINPDTDFAKLDCCLDSVDMVLVMSVNAGFGGQQFNPVALDRLRSLKERKPDLLLEIDGGIKAETIGDARAAGCDLFVVGSAIFGQHDYETAINELTQAMHGSPPATGDQS; this comes from the coding sequence ATGAGCCGAGCGAAGCTCGATTCCATCCGTGCCGCTGGGCCGGCAATTTTGCCGAGCCTTTTGCAATGCGATTTTGGTGACTTGCGCACCGAGATCGAGAAGCTGACCGTTGCTGGAACGCGCGTGTTGCACTTGGATGTCATGGACGGCCACTTTGTGCCCAACCTGACCTACGGCATGCCAATTGTCGAAGGTCTGCGTCGTCACACGGACATGCCACTGGACGTTCACCTGATGATCAGCGATCCGATTGCCTACGCGCAACCGATGGTCGATGCTGGCGCCGACCTGTTGACCTTCCACGTGGAAGCGGTCGACGACTGTGTCGAAGTCGCCGGAAAAATTCGCGACATGGGCGTCGGTGTTGGCGTCGCGATCAACCCCGACACGGACTTTGCCAAACTGGATTGCTGCCTTGATTCAGTCGACATGGTCTTGGTCATGAGCGTCAACGCAGGATTTGGCGGCCAACAATTCAATCCAGTGGCGCTGGACCGTTTGCGTAGCCTGAAAGAACGCAAACCGGACTTGCTGCTGGAAATCGACGGCGGCATCAAAGCCGAAACAATCGGTGACGCTCGCGCGGCCGGTTGCGATCTGTTTGTCGTCGGGTCCGCAATTTTCGGCCAACATGACTACGAAACCGCGATCAATGAATTGACGCAGGCCATGCATGGTTCGCCTCCTGCTACGGGAGACCAGTCATGA